In one Denitratisoma sp. genomic region, the following are encoded:
- the ribD gene encoding bifunctional diaminohydroxyphosphoribosylaminopyrimidine deaminase/5-amino-6-(5-phosphoribosylamino)uracil reductase RibD, which produces MFSAADHEFMARALRLAHRGLCTTTPNPRVGCLIVRDGNIVGEGWHARAGEAHAEIHALKAAGELARGATAYVTLEPCSHHGRTPPCADALIEAGVARVVAAMRDPNPQVGGNGLEKLRAAGIPFESGLMEAEARELNIGFVSRMERGRPWVRLKLAASLDGKTALNNGKSQWITGPEARRDGHAFRARACAILTGAGTVRDDDPRLTVRDIDTDRQPLRVVVDSHFETPPTARILEGGNTLVAAASEDAAKIAALRAAGAEVTVLPNPNGKVDLPRLLQALAERGVNELHVEAGHKLNGSLLREGLVDELLLYFAPTILGSGREMFPLPELTDLAGRRDLKIVDLRRVGEDIRILARPLAA; this is translated from the coding sequence ATGTTCAGCGCTGCCGATCATGAATTCATGGCCCGTGCGCTGCGCCTGGCGCACAGGGGTCTCTGCACCACCACGCCGAATCCTCGCGTCGGCTGCCTCATCGTCCGCGACGGCAATATCGTTGGAGAAGGCTGGCATGCGCGCGCCGGCGAGGCGCATGCCGAGATCCACGCCCTGAAAGCGGCCGGCGAGCTTGCCCGCGGCGCCACCGCCTACGTCACGCTGGAACCCTGCAGCCACCACGGCCGCACGCCGCCCTGCGCCGATGCGCTGATCGAAGCCGGCGTGGCGCGCGTGGTGGCGGCCATGCGCGACCCGAATCCGCAGGTCGGCGGCAACGGCCTGGAAAAACTCCGCGCCGCCGGCATCCCCTTCGAGAGCGGGTTGATGGAGGCGGAGGCGCGCGAACTGAACATCGGCTTCGTCTCGCGCATGGAGCGCGGCCGGCCCTGGGTGCGCCTGAAGCTGGCCGCCAGCCTGGACGGCAAGACGGCCCTGAACAACGGCAAGAGCCAGTGGATCACCGGGCCCGAGGCGCGCCGCGACGGCCACGCCTTCCGCGCCCGCGCCTGCGCCATCCTCACCGGCGCCGGCACGGTGCGCGACGACGACCCGCGCCTGACCGTGCGCGACATCGACACCGACCGGCAGCCGCTGCGCGTGGTGGTGGACAGCCATTTCGAGACGCCGCCGACGGCGCGCATCCTCGAGGGCGGCAACACCCTGGTGGCGGCGGCAAGCGAGGATGCGGCGAAGATCGCCGCCCTGCGCGCGGCCGGCGCCGAGGTGACCGTGCTGCCCAACCCGAACGGCAAGGTCGACCTGCCGCGGCTGCTGCAGGCGCTGGCCGAACGCGGCGTGAACGAACTGCACGTCGAGGCCGGCCACAAGCTCAACGGCTCGCTGCTGCGCGAAGGACTGGTCGACGAGCTGCTGCTGTATTTCGCGCCGACGATTCTCGGCAGCGGGCGCGAGATGTTCCCGCTGCCGGAGTTGACCGATCTCGCCGGCCGGCGCGACCTGAAGATCGTCGACCTGCGTCGCGTCGGCGAGGACATCCGCATCCTGGCGCGGCCCCTGGCGGCATGA
- a CDS encoding response regulator transcription factor, translating into MSRKKVLVVEDHPLFVQAIGEIVSRIDPAAEVQGTHTLADALAWLARGSPDLVLLDINLPDVSGLDGVAALRRQLPEVPIVVVSAADDPALLRELERSGIHRFVSKSAKPAEIIESIRQVFHVAAPARRDAAQRSPEEGKRVALSQRQLEVLQEMATGKSNKEIARSLDIAVDTVRAHVVEILARLGVRNRTEAVTVYYSGQYEVSK; encoded by the coding sequence GTGAGCCGGAAGAAAGTCCTCGTCGTCGAAGACCACCCGCTGTTCGTGCAGGCGATCGGCGAAATCGTCTCGCGCATCGATCCGGCGGCGGAAGTGCAGGGAACGCATACCCTGGCCGACGCGCTGGCCTGGCTTGCGCGCGGCAGCCCGGACCTGGTGCTGCTCGACATCAACCTGCCGGACGTTTCGGGCCTGGACGGCGTCGCCGCGCTGCGCCGGCAACTGCCGGAAGTCCCCATCGTCGTCGTCAGCGCCGCGGATGATCCCGCCCTGCTGCGCGAACTCGAGCGCAGCGGCATCCATCGCTTCGTCTCGAAGAGCGCCAAGCCGGCCGAAATCATCGAATCGATCCGCCAGGTCTTCCATGTCGCAGCCCCGGCCCGGCGCGACGCGGCGCAGCGTTCGCCGGAGGAGGGCAAGCGCGTGGCCCTCTCGCAGCGCCAGCTCGAGGTGCTGCAGGAGATGGCCACCGGCAAATCCAACAAGGAGATCGCGCGCAGCCTCGACATCGCCGTCGATACCGTGCGGGCGCATGTCGTCGAGATCCTCGCCCGGCTCGGCGTGCGCAACCGCACCGAGGCGGTGACGGTGTACTACTCCGGCCAGTACGAAGTGTCGAAATGA
- a CDS encoding sensor histidine kinase, whose amino-acid sequence MRQAALRAAWLAIGLFMAAPAWAAPVVLEAERKEIRLQEGIEVLEDAERRLQATDFSAAPPASFHKLPGEHHSYGYSASAFWARAEIGNPGAGRADWFLVYKQVAIDRIQVFLGRADGTWREIAPYGAETAHELFGGLRYPAFHLSLAAGERATVLVRIENSSPIRFPLVMQEFHDFFKQDRVGRMWAGLALVIPLVVAIYMLFLWGAMRDHSLLLYIGFQLAVMVASAWISGYLAEILPMLPRRTLAEIGVAAFNLSYFFGLLHARAFMQLPRRQPVLGRAVLFVAPLFLLVIGMEFVQPTAARLITVAGAIGVVLFVFGTTLVAWYRRLPHAAIYAAAWASLLPGVASIIGSRLGWIDHGAVTVAQLAAGVMSSLIFGIALAGQIRLREARAQAVMAQGRLLAAAHHDLRQPLQSLGIFIELMRGEAERPAQVRALAGRMEAAYGSLADFIDGLLELSRAADGQHEPKLVRLRVNDVLAPLVAEYRRLAAAVGLELRHVPSSAWIESDPRLLERILRNILANAVRYTQRGRILVGCRRCGDRLAIEVCDTGPGIAERDRERMFDTFIQGAEAQNSRAGFGLGLAIVKQLARRMGHEICLRSVEGRGSCFRVLVPRPVSMER is encoded by the coding sequence ATGAGGCAGGCCGCCCTGCGCGCGGCGTGGCTTGCCATTGGCCTCTTCATGGCGGCGCCTGCGTGGGCGGCGCCTGTCGTGCTCGAGGCGGAGCGGAAGGAAATCCGCCTCCAGGAAGGCATCGAGGTGCTGGAGGATGCCGAACGCCGCCTCCAGGCGACTGACTTTTCCGCCGCGCCGCCGGCGTCCTTTCACAAGCTGCCCGGCGAGCACCATTCCTACGGCTATTCCGCCAGCGCCTTCTGGGCACGCGCAGAAATAGGCAATCCCGGTGCCGGCCGGGCAGACTGGTTCCTGGTCTACAAGCAGGTGGCCATCGACCGCATCCAGGTGTTTCTCGGCAGGGCCGACGGCACCTGGCGCGAAATCGCTCCCTACGGTGCAGAAACTGCGCATGAGCTGTTCGGCGGATTGCGCTACCCCGCCTTCCATCTCTCGCTGGCCGCGGGCGAGCGCGCGACGGTCCTCGTGCGCATCGAGAACTCCTCGCCGATCCGCTTCCCGCTGGTCATGCAGGAATTCCACGACTTCTTCAAGCAGGATCGCGTCGGGAGGATGTGGGCGGGCCTGGCGCTGGTGATCCCGCTGGTGGTGGCCATCTACATGCTGTTCCTGTGGGGCGCGATGCGCGACCATTCCCTGCTGCTCTACATCGGCTTCCAACTGGCCGTGATGGTGGCTTCGGCCTGGATCAGCGGCTATCTTGCCGAAATCCTGCCGATGCTGCCGCGCCGCACGCTGGCCGAGATCGGCGTGGCCGCCTTCAATCTTTCCTACTTCTTCGGGCTGTTGCATGCGCGGGCGTTCATGCAATTGCCGCGCCGCCAGCCGGTGCTGGGCAGGGCCGTGCTGTTCGTCGCGCCGCTGTTTCTGCTGGTGATCGGCATGGAGTTCGTGCAGCCGACGGCGGCGCGATTGATTACCGTGGCCGGGGCGATCGGCGTGGTCCTGTTCGTCTTCGGGACGACCCTCGTCGCCTGGTACCGCCGCCTGCCGCACGCGGCGATCTATGCCGCCGCCTGGGCAAGCCTGCTGCCCGGCGTGGCCAGCATCATTGGTTCGCGGCTGGGCTGGATCGACCATGGCGCGGTGACGGTCGCCCAGCTGGCGGCCGGCGTGATGTCCTCGCTGATTTTCGGCATCGCGCTGGCCGGGCAGATCCGCCTGCGGGAGGCGCGCGCGCAGGCGGTCATGGCGCAGGGTCGCCTGCTCGCCGCCGCCCACCACGACCTGCGCCAGCCGCTGCAGTCCCTCGGCATCTTCATCGAGCTGATGCGCGGCGAGGCCGAGCGGCCCGCCCAGGTGCGCGCGCTGGCCGGCCGCATGGAGGCCGCCTACGGCAGCCTGGCCGACTTCATCGATGGCCTGCTCGAATTGTCCCGTGCCGCGGATGGCCAGCACGAGCCGAAGCTCGTGCGCCTGAGGGTGAATGACGTGCTGGCGCCGCTGGTGGCGGAATACCGGCGCCTGGCCGCCGCCGTCGGACTCGAATTGCGCCATGTGCCGTCCTCGGCGTGGATCGAGAGCGACCCGCGCCTGCTCGAGCGCATCCTGCGCAACATCCTCGCCAACGCCGTGCGCTATACCCAGCGCGGGCGCATCCTCGTCGGCTGCCGGCGCTGCGGCGACCGCCTTGCCATCGAGGTCTGCGATACCGGCCCGGGCATCGCGGAGCGCGACCGGGAGCGCATGTTCGACACCTTTATCCAGGGCGCCGAGGCGCAGAACAGCCGCGCCGGCTTCGGGCTCGGCTTGGCCATCGTGAAACAGCTGGCCCGGCGCATGGGACATGAAATCTGCCTGAGGTCCGTCGAGGGCAGGGGATCGTGCTTCAGGGTACTGGTGCCCAGGCCTGTCTCGATGGAGCGCTGA
- the moeB gene encoding molybdopterin-synthase adenylyltransferase MoeB: MNDQQLLRYSRHILLPQLGIEGQERLLAARALVVGAGGLGSPAAMYLASAGMGTIALCDGDTVDLTNLQRQILHHTASVTQPKAVSGRNTLALINPEVNVVALEARLEGEALEEQVAAADVVLDCSDNFATRHAINRACVKFRKPLVSGAAIRFDGQVSVFDLREAKSPCYNCLFPEGQDAEEVRCAVMGVFAPLTGIIGTTQAAEALKLVAGCGESLSGRLLLLDGLAMEWRSIQLGKDPGCAVCASAGGKLSS; encoded by the coding sequence GTGAACGACCAGCAGCTCCTCCGCTACTCGCGGCACATATTGCTGCCGCAGCTCGGCATCGAAGGACAGGAGCGCCTGCTCGCGGCGCGCGCACTGGTGGTCGGCGCCGGCGGGCTGGGTTCGCCGGCGGCGATGTATCTCGCCTCGGCCGGCATGGGCACCATCGCGCTGTGCGACGGCGACACGGTCGACCTCACCAACCTGCAGCGGCAGATCCTGCACCACACCGCCTCGGTGACCCAGCCCAAGGCGGTGTCCGGCCGCAACACGCTGGCCCTCATCAATCCCGAGGTGAATGTCGTTGCGCTGGAAGCTCGGCTGGAAGGCGAGGCGCTCGAGGAACAGGTCGCCGCCGCCGACGTCGTGCTCGACTGTTCCGACAACTTCGCCACCCGCCATGCCATCAACCGTGCCTGCGTGAAATTCCGCAAGCCGCTCGTCTCCGGCGCCGCCATCCGCTTCGACGGCCAAGTCTCGGTGTTCGACCTACGCGAGGCGAAGAGCCCCTGCTACAACTGCCTGTTCCCGGAAGGCCAGGACGCGGAGGAGGTGCGCTGCGCCGTGATGGGCGTCTTCGCCCCGCTCACCGGCATCATCGGCACGACGCAGGCGGCCGAAGCCCTCAAGCTCGTCGCCGGCTGCGGCGAATCGCTCTCGGGAAGATTGCTGCTGCTCGACGGCCTGGCGATGGAATGGCGCAGCATCCAACTCGGCAAGGACCCGGGCTGCGCGGTGTGCGCATCTGCAGGAGGGAAATTGTCCTCCTGA
- a CDS encoding S41 family peptidase, with protein sequence MRNKLQQAGLVLFGLIAGIFVSLNFSAIAQKDAAAPLPIEELRTFADVFSAIKTGYVEPVEDKKLITQAISGMLTGLDPHSQYLDADAFKDLQVNTQGEFGGLGIEVGMEDGFVKVISPIEDTPAFRAGIKAGDLIVKLDDTPVKGMTLSDAVKRMRGKPKTQITLTIARKGETKPLIITITREVIKVQSVKSKVIEPGYAYVRLTQFQEDTANKLVDHLNKLWKQGDVKGLVLDLRNDPGGLLHGAVGVSAAFLPPKALVTSTDGRTEDAKRKFFASPEDYLRGTRTDYLKDLPAGAKTVPMVVLVNAGSASASEIVAGALQDHKRAVVMGTQTFGKGSVQTILPLANNTAIKLTTARYYTPSGRSIQAKGIVPDIIVEESANGSSGPRLREADLERHLENDKDKEPAPAAKPQTKAPATKGKPAKDEPEEEEKSRFEIASKNDYQLNQAVNLLKGLQIMQSK encoded by the coding sequence ATGCGCAACAAGCTGCAACAAGCCGGCCTCGTTCTTTTCGGATTGATCGCCGGCATTTTCGTCAGTCTCAATTTCTCGGCCATCGCCCAGAAGGACGCCGCTGCACCGCTGCCGATCGAGGAGCTGCGCACCTTCGCGGACGTCTTCAGCGCCATCAAGACGGGCTATGTCGAGCCGGTCGAGGACAAGAAGCTGATCACCCAGGCCATTTCCGGCATGCTTACCGGCCTGGATCCGCACTCGCAATACCTCGACGCCGACGCCTTCAAGGACCTGCAGGTGAACACCCAGGGCGAATTCGGCGGCCTCGGCATCGAGGTCGGCATGGAAGACGGCTTCGTCAAGGTCATCTCGCCGATCGAGGACACGCCGGCCTTCCGCGCCGGCATCAAGGCCGGCGACCTCATCGTCAAGCTCGACGACACGCCGGTGAAGGGCATGACGCTTTCGGACGCAGTGAAGCGCATGCGCGGCAAGCCGAAGACCCAGATCACCCTGACCATCGCCCGCAAGGGCGAGACCAAGCCCCTTATCATCACCATCACGCGCGAAGTCATCAAGGTGCAAAGCGTGAAGTCGAAGGTGATCGAGCCGGGTTACGCCTATGTGCGCCTGACCCAGTTCCAGGAAGACACTGCCAACAAGCTGGTCGATCACCTCAACAAGCTCTGGAAGCAGGGCGATGTGAAGGGGCTCGTCCTCGACCTGCGCAACGACCCGGGCGGCCTGCTGCATGGCGCCGTCGGCGTCTCCGCCGCCTTCCTGCCGCCGAAGGCGCTGGTGACCTCCACCGACGGCCGCACCGAAGACGCCAAGCGCAAGTTTTTCGCCAGCCCGGAGGACTATCTGCGCGGCACGCGCACCGACTATCTCAAGGATCTTCCGGCCGGCGCCAAGACCGTGCCGATGGTGGTGCTGGTGAATGCCGGCTCGGCATCCGCCTCCGAGATCGTTGCCGGCGCCCTGCAGGATCACAAGCGCGCCGTCGTCATGGGCACGCAGACCTTCGGCAAGGGTTCCGTGCAGACCATCCTGCCGCTCGCCAACAACACCGCCATCAAGCTCACCACGGCGCGCTACTACACGCCGAGCGGCCGCTCCATCCAGGCCAAGGGCATCGTGCCCGACATCATCGTCGAGGAATCCGCCAATGGCAGCTCCGGACCGCGCCTGCGCGAAGCCGACCTCGAGCGCCACCTGGAGAACGACAAGGACAAGGAACCGGCACCGGCCGCCAAGCCGCAGACCAAGGCGCCCGCCACCAAGGGCAAGCCGGCGAAGGACGAGCCCGAAGAGGAGGAGAAGTCGCGCTTCGAGATCGCCTCGAAGAACGACTACCAGCTCAACCAGGCGGTCAACCTCCTCAAGGGCCTGCAGATCATGCAGTCAAAGTGA
- a CDS encoding peptidoglycan DD-metalloendopeptidase family protein, with protein MLLCAAASVLAAPADVKREEMKDLQGRIQSLQKDIAKAEESRADAAEELRETEQAISEANRKLRELGSARAEAQATLASLESQSQKLSSRISTQQTQLGRLFTRQYYAGETDALSHLLSGNDPNQLARDAHYLSLLSRAKAGLIRNLGEVLDEKKRLAGLAREKSEELAGIEKSQQRERAGLVEQQKKRQAVLVRLSDRIKAQRREVSRLKRDEKRLARLIEGLGRIVAKPKRPASSQAQAPALRNERTPDASLAAEAFVRLKGRLALPARGELANRFGTPRQEGGTTWKGVFIRAANGTEVKAIAPGRIVFADWLRGFGNLAIVDHGDGYLSVYGNNESLYKTVGQPVKSGEAIASVGNSGGNPETGLYFELRHLGQPLDPLKWVILR; from the coding sequence TTGCTGTTGTGTGCGGCGGCGAGCGTCCTCGCCGCCCCGGCCGACGTCAAGCGCGAGGAAATGAAGGATCTGCAGGGGCGCATCCAGTCCCTGCAGAAGGACATCGCCAAGGCCGAGGAATCGCGCGCCGACGCCGCCGAAGAATTGCGTGAGACGGAACAGGCCATCTCCGAGGCCAACCGCAAGCTGCGCGAGCTGGGCAGCGCGCGGGCGGAAGCGCAGGCCACGCTGGCCAGTCTGGAGTCCCAGTCGCAAAAACTGTCTTCGCGCATTTCCACCCAGCAGACCCAGCTCGGGCGCCTGTTCACCCGGCAGTATTACGCCGGCGAGACCGATGCGTTGAGCCACCTCCTCTCCGGCAACGACCCCAACCAGCTGGCCCGCGACGCCCATTACCTGAGCCTGCTCTCGCGCGCCAAAGCCGGCCTGATCCGCAACCTGGGCGAGGTACTCGACGAGAAAAAGCGCCTCGCCGGCCTGGCACGCGAGAAAAGCGAAGAACTGGCCGGGATAGAGAAAAGCCAGCAGCGCGAACGCGCCGGCCTGGTCGAGCAGCAGAAAAAGCGGCAGGCCGTGCTCGTCCGCCTGTCCGACCGCATCAAGGCGCAGCGGCGCGAAGTGAGCAGGCTCAAGCGCGACGAAAAGCGCCTGGCCAGGCTGATCGAGGGGCTCGGTCGCATCGTTGCCAAGCCGAAGCGGCCTGCCTCATCCCAGGCCCAGGCGCCGGCCCTGCGCAACGAACGCACACCGGACGCCTCGCTGGCGGCGGAGGCCTTTGTCCGGCTGAAGGGGCGCCTCGCCCTGCCCGCGCGCGGGGAACTCGCCAACCGTTTCGGCACTCCACGACAGGAGGGCGGCACGACCTGGAAGGGGGTGTTCATCCGCGCCGCCAACGGCACCGAGGTCAAGGCCATTGCCCCGGGCCGCATCGTCTTCGCCGACTGGCTGCGCGGCTTCGGCAACCTGGCCATCGTCGATCACGGCGACGGCTATCTGTCGGTGTACGGCAACAACGAATCCCTCTACAAGACGGTCGGCCAGCCGGTGAAAAGCGGGGAAGCCATCGCCTCGGTGGGCAACAGCGGCGGCAACCCGGAAACGGGTTTATACTTTGAATTAAGACATTTGGGTCAGCCGCTCGACCCCCTGAAATGGGTCATCCTGAGATAG
- the gpmA gene encoding 2,3-diphosphoglycerate-dependent phosphoglycerate mutase, with product MKKIVLLRHGESAWNKENRFTGWTDVDLTDKGRAEAKQAGQLLKEAGFAFDIAYTSVLKRAIRTLWTVLDEMDRMWIPVEHSWRLNERHYGALQGLNKSETAEKYGEAQVKIWRRAYDTPPPPLEKGDERLVAQMANPRYAGDPAAATPTECLKDTVARFLPYWQSAIAPSVKAGKSVIIAAHGNSLRALVKYLDNISDADIVELNIPTGVPLVYELDDDLKPIRNYYLGDQAAIAAAMQAVASQGKAKN from the coding sequence ATGAAGAAAATCGTATTGCTGCGCCACGGCGAATCCGCCTGGAACAAGGAAAACCGCTTCACCGGCTGGACCGACGTCGATCTGACCGACAAGGGCCGTGCCGAGGCGAAGCAGGCCGGCCAGTTGCTCAAGGAAGCCGGTTTCGCCTTCGACATCGCCTATACCTCGGTGCTCAAGCGCGCCATCCGCACGCTGTGGACCGTGCTCGACGAGATGGATCGCATGTGGATTCCGGTGGAGCACTCCTGGCGCCTGAATGAGCGGCATTACGGCGCCCTGCAGGGGCTCAACAAGTCGGAAACGGCCGAGAAATACGGCGAGGCCCAGGTGAAGATCTGGCGCCGCGCCTACGACACCCCGCCGCCGCCGCTGGAAAAGGGCGACGAGCGCCTCGTCGCCCAGATGGCCAATCCGCGCTATGCCGGCGACCCGGCCGCCGCCACGCCGACGGAATGCCTGAAGGACACCGTCGCCCGTTTCCTGCCCTACTGGCAATCGGCCATCGCCCCCTCGGTCAAGGCCGGCAAGAGCGTCATCATCGCCGCCCATGGCAACAGCCTGCGCGCCCTGGTGAAGTACCTCGACAACATCTCCGACGCCGACATCGTCGAACTCAACATCCCCACCGGTGTCCCGCTGGTCTATGAGCTGGATGACGATCTCAAGCCGATCCGGAACTATTACCTCGGCGACCAGGCGGCCATCGCCGCCGCCATGCAGGCGGTCGCCAGCCAGGGCAAGGCGAAAAACTGA
- a CDS encoding metalloregulator ArsR/SmtB family transcription factor, which translates to MDFIVEVDNIITDLIEKQEHIETAARALKAISHPLRLKILCVIGDQEACVQEIVDAVGTSQSNISQHLAILRDKGVLLTRKDANRVYYRVGDQRTLQLIVLMREVFCGVPQPKR; encoded by the coding sequence TTGGATTTCATCGTGGAAGTGGACAACATCATCACCGACCTGATCGAGAAGCAGGAACATATCGAGACCGCCGCGCGTGCGCTGAAGGCGATCTCGCATCCCCTGCGCCTGAAGATCCTCTGCGTCATCGGCGACCAGGAGGCCTGCGTGCAGGAGATCGTCGACGCCGTCGGCACTTCGCAAAGCAACATTTCGCAGCATCTCGCCATCCTGCGCGACAAGGGCGTGCTGCTCACGCGCAAGGACGCCAACCGCGTCTATTACCGCGTCGGCGACCAGCGCACGCTGCAGCTCATCGTGCTGATGCGGGAAGTCTTCTGCGGCGTCCCCCAACCGAAAAGATAA
- a CDS encoding rhodanese-like domain-containing protein, with the protein MDFIKDNLAWFGLAVFSGGMFLWQTWQARGGSAGVSPMQATLMINREDAVVVDVREPAEYVGGHIPNSRHIPLSQLDKRLPELEKFRERTIIVNCASGNRSASACGALRRAGFAKVFNLSGGISAWDQAGLPVTKK; encoded by the coding sequence TTGGATTTCATCAAGGACAACCTGGCCTGGTTCGGCCTCGCCGTGTTCAGCGGCGGCATGTTCCTCTGGCAGACCTGGCAGGCGCGCGGCGGCAGCGCCGGCGTGTCGCCGATGCAGGCCACGCTCATGATCAACCGCGAGGACGCCGTCGTGGTGGATGTGCGCGAGCCGGCCGAGTACGTCGGCGGCCACATTCCCAATTCCCGCCACATCCCGCTCTCCCAGCTCGACAAGCGCCTGCCCGAGCTGGAGAAGTTCCGCGAGCGCACCATCATCGTCAACTGCGCCAGCGGCAACCGCTCGGCCTCGGCCTGCGGTGCGCTGCGCCGGGCGGGCTTCGCCAAGGTGTTCAACCTGTCTGGGGGCATCTCCGCCTGGGACCAGGCCGGCCTGCCGGTGACCAAGAAATGA
- the grxC gene encoding glutaredoxin 3 — MTAKVLMYSTAVCPYCVRAEQLLNSKGVTDIEKVRVDLDPSRREEMMQKTGRRTVPQIYIGDHHVGGCDDLYALDRAGKLDPLLRGA, encoded by the coding sequence ATGACTGCCAAGGTTCTCATGTATTCGACCGCGGTGTGCCCGTACTGCGTGCGCGCCGAACAGCTCCTCAACAGCAAGGGCGTGACCGATATCGAGAAGGTTCGCGTCGACCTCGATCCCTCCCGCCGCGAGGAGATGATGCAGAAGACCGGCCGCCGCACCGTGCCGCAGATCTACATCGGCGACCACCACGTCGGCGGCTGCGACGATCTCTACGCGCTCGACCGCGCCGGCAAGCTCGATCCGCTGCTGCGCGGCGCATAA
- the secB gene encoding protein-export chaperone SecB, whose translation MSETAQPVFTIEKVYVKDLSLEIPNAPQIFLEREQPAVEVGLQSEANGLGDGIFEVVLTVTVTAKVGEKTQFLVEAAQGGIFQIRNVPDEELEPVVAIACPNILFPYARETVSDTITRAGFQPVLLAPVNFEALYRQRLEQQAQQQPGEIPIQ comes from the coding sequence ATGTCAGAGACTGCCCAGCCCGTTTTCACCATCGAGAAGGTCTACGTCAAGGACCTCTCCCTTGAAATCCCCAATGCCCCGCAGATCTTCCTCGAGCGCGAGCAGCCCGCGGTCGAGGTCGGCCTGCAGTCGGAGGCGAACGGCCTCGGCGACGGCATCTTCGAGGTGGTGCTGACCGTCACCGTCACCGCCAAGGTGGGCGAGAAGACCCAGTTCCTGGTCGAGGCGGCGCAGGGCGGCATCTTCCAGATCCGCAACGTGCCGGACGAGGAACTCGAGCCGGTGGTCGCCATCGCCTGCCCCAACATCCTCTTCCCCTACGCGCGTGAGACCGTCTCCGACACCATCACCCGCGCCGGCTTCCAGCCGGTGCTGCTGGCGCCGGTGAATTTCGAGGCGCTCTACCGCCAGCGCCTGGAGCAGCAGGCCCAGCAGCAGCCGGGCGAAATTCCCATCCAGTGA
- a CDS encoding SH3 domain-containing protein produces MRRLAAVLAGLTFLASPAWALEYLSVAEAGSVMYDAPSQKARPLFIVLRGTPVEAVVSLEGWVKVRDAAGDLAWIEKKSLAEKRMLIVTATSAEVRSQAEAGAPLVFEADKDVLLELVEPGPLGWAKVRHRDGQSGFVRASQVWGL; encoded by the coding sequence ATGCGCCGCCTCGCCGCCGTCCTCGCCGGACTGACTTTTCTCGCCTCGCCCGCCTGGGCGCTGGAGTACCTATCGGTGGCCGAGGCCGGGTCGGTGATGTATGACGCGCCCTCGCAAAAGGCCAGGCCGCTCTTCATCGTCCTGCGCGGGACGCCGGTCGAGGCAGTGGTGAGCCTGGAAGGCTGGGTCAAGGTGCGCGATGCCGCCGGCGATCTCGCCTGGATCGAGAAAAAATCCCTTGCCGAGAAGCGCATGCTCATCGTCACGGCGACGAGTGCCGAAGTGCGCAGCCAGGCCGAAGCCGGCGCGCCGCTGGTCTTCGAGGCCGACAAGGACGTCCTTCTGGAACTCGTCGAGCCGGGCCCGCTCGGCTGGGCGAAGGTGCGCCACCGCGACGGCCAGTCCGGTTTCGTGCGCGCCAGCCAGGTCTGGGGACTCTGA